The Acropora palmata chromosome 10, jaAcrPala1.3, whole genome shotgun sequence genome contains a region encoding:
- the LOC141894176 gene encoding uncharacterized protein LOC141894176, which produces MNNGTNLVFDELLSSLFSSIGGIVHRGIVSSRSVHCGIPVYSRQGRFTDLRRKYFKRRILYYPNSSAGFNFMELCISLSGDIHPLPGPDTSSGRITVIRGKRRTRRIPDSGGHVSANCIQLTKNAQITVHKNQKKLLEINHLNAEFFKCRQHFIETKQLALERDFDILTISETWLNSSVSNSVVEIPGYQVYRLDRLGKAGTGVCAYVKSTLKVKVLKDLTEMSESGLHQLWIQVQNKKLRSLLVCVVYRPPEIGTACLENELLPKYIEALSRNKDIVVTGDLNCDLLSNNPRGEALLSFCAIVNATQLIHKATRVTESSRSLLDVILVSDPVLVKSSGVLEITINDHFLVHVVISLRPPKEAPTYIVTRSFRNYKADQFANDIAYIPWNTVNLIDESVDNSLDAFNDLLLACLDDHAPIKTVKMRHKPNPFITEDIRDLMKKAADDSAELARLHDLPTTPVYLGSTHCDELFDFKAITSEDVRKVIMAMPSNKAPGYDKIPVFVIKDCLSYILPALTALINSSFSNSVFPKAWKKSEVVPHRKDGDHETPRNNRPITLLPVLSKVTEKIALNQFTEYLTQQGNLTCHQSGNRKFHSTETLSLLVTGHIYKAMDKKEITAMVLIDLSKAIDSICHRTLLTKLKGLGASNEALNWFESYLTNRMQSTRLGASRSIE; this is translated from the exons ATGAACAATGGGACAAATCTCGTATTTGATGAGCTATTGTCATCCTTGTTCTCGTCGATTGGAGGCATTGTCCATCGCGGCATTGTTAGTAGCCGCTCAGTTCATTGCGGTATTCCTGTTTATTCAAGACAAGGCCGGTTCACTGATCTGCGacgaaaatatttcaaacgaAGAATTTTATATTATCCAAACTCCAGTGCTGGTTTTAACTTTATGGAACTGTGTATTTCATTAAGTGGCGACATCCATCCATTACCAGGTCCAGATACTAGCAGCGGTAGGATTACTGTTATTCGTGGGAAGCGACGAACTCGTCGCATCCCTGACTCGGGTGGACACGTGAGCGCAAACTGTATACAATTGACAAAGAATGCACAAATAACGGTGcataaaaaccaaaagaagCTCTTGGAAATAAACCATCTTAACGCAGAGTTTTTCAAATGCAGACAACACTTCATCGAAACGAAGCAATTAGCTCTGGAACgtgattttgacattttaacCATCTCGGAGACATGGCTTAACTCATCCGTGTCTAATAGCGTTGTCGAAATTCCTGGATACCAGGTCTATAGACTTGATCGCCTTGGAAAAGCAGGCACTGGTGTATGTGCTTATGTAAAATCTACACTAAAAGTTAAAGTCCTGAAGGATCTCACAGAGATGTCCGAGTCTGGTTTGCACCAGTTGTGGATTCAAGTTCAAAATAAGAAGCTTCGCTCACTACTGGTCTGTGTTGTTTACAGACCTCCGGAAATTGGAACTGCATGCCTAGAAAATGAACTGCTCCCAAAGTACATCGAAGCGTTATCACGCAACAAGGACATTGTAGTAACAGGTGACTTAAACTGTGACCTTCTTTCAAACAATCCGAGGGGAGAAGCACTGCTGTCTTTTTGTGCAATTGTAAACGCCACACAGCTTATACATAAGGCGACACGCGTGACTGAGAGCTCACGCTCCTTACTCGATGTCATTCTGGTTTCTGACCCTGTTCTTGTCAAGTCGAGCGGTGTTCTTGAAATAACTATAAATGATCATTTTCTGGTTCATGTTGTTATTAGCTTAAGACCACCCAAGGAAGCTCCAACCTACATTGTCACACGTAGTTTTCGAAATTATAAAGCTGATCAGTTTGCAAACGACATTGCATACATCCCATGGAATACCGTGAACCTGATAGATGAATCCGTCGATAATAGCCTTGATGCATTTAATGACTTGCTGTTGGCGTGTCTGGACGACCATGCTCCGAttaaaacagtgaaaatgCGACACAAACCAAATCCTTTCATCACGGAGGACATAAGGGATTTGATGAAG AAGGCCGCTGACGACTCTGCGGAGCTTGCTCGCCTTCACGATCTACCTACTACTCCTGTTTATCTCGGTTCAACTCACTGTGATGAACTGTTTGACTTCAAAGCAATAACTAGTGAAGATGTGCGAAAAGTGATTATGGCCATGCCTTCTAACAAAGCTCCAGGCTATGACAAAATTCCAGTGTTTGTGATCAAGGACTGTTTGTCGTATATTTTACCAGCTCTAACTGCATTGATTAACTCTTCTTTTAGCAACTCGGTTTTCCCTAAGGCTTGGAAGAAGTCGGAAGTAGTGCCACACCGTAAAGATGGTGATCACGAAACTCCTAGAAACAATCGACCTATTACACTACTGCCTGTACTTTCTAAAGTGACCGAAAAGATCGCTCTAAATCAGTTTACTGAGTATTTGACTCAACAAGGCAATCTCACTTGTCATCAAAGTGGAAACCGTAAATTTCATTCTACAGAAACACTGAGTTTGCTTGTCACTGGTCACATATACAAAGCGATGGATAAAAAAGAGATCACGGCTATGGTCCTAATCGACTTGAGCAAGGCTATTGACAGCATATGTCACAGAACTCTCCTCACCAAGCTGAAAGGGCTTGGTGCGTCAAATGAAGCGTTAAACTGGTTTGAGAGTTACCTTACAAACCGAATGCAGTCGACACGACTTGGTGCATCCCGCTCCATTGAGTAA